GGGCAATAAGGTCGAACGCATGTATGATACAGGCGTAGCAGGTCTTCACCGACTATTGTCCCAATCGGAGCGGCTGCAGCAGGCCAAGGTGCTGATTGTTGTCGCCGGGATGGACGGCGTGCTGCCAAGTGTTGTCGGTGGACTGGCCGCCAGTCCGGTCATCGCGGTCCCAACAAGTGTCGGTTATGGCGCGAATTTTGGCGGACTCGCCCCTTTGCTTACCATGCTGAACAGCTGCTCGGAAGGAATCGGCGTTGTTAATATTGACAACGGGTTTGGAGCCGGGTATCTGGCTTCGCTGATTAATCAGGCGGGAATATAACCAGACCTAAACAATAAAAGAATTTGTAAAATTATAGCGATTATCTTAGTCTTAAATGGAGGAAGGAGGGGGAATCATGGGAAGCAGCGGAATGGATATTCTGTTATTCTTTACAATCTATTCTTTTTTAGGCTGGATGCTGGAATCGGGGTTTGCCTGCATCGTCCATGGAAAATTTGTCAACAGGGGCTTTTTAGCCGGATTCTTTTGCCCGCTTTATGGTTTCAGCACTGTTTTAGTGCTTCTTTCTTCCGAATGGGCGAGTTCCGTCTTTGGAAGCTCACCGGCCGCAGTACTGATCAGTATTTTGATGGCTGTCCTGGTTGTTACCGGATTGGAATATCTGACGGGGTTTCTTCTGGAAAAAATATTTCACTACAAATGGTGGGACTACAGCAATAAAATCGCCAATCTAAAGGGGTATATCTGTCTGGAATATTCTGTACTCTGGGGTTTGCTGGCCTTTGTGCTGCTCCAGTA
This genomic stretch from Dehalobacter restrictus DSM 9455 harbors:
- a CDS encoding putative ABC transporter permease; its protein translation is MGSSGMDILLFFTIYSFLGWMLESGFACIVHGKFVNRGFLAGFFCPLYGFSTVLVLLSSEWASSVFGSSPAAVLISILMAVLVVTGLEYLTGFLLEKIFHYKWWDYSNKIANLKGYICLEYSVLWGLLAFVLLQYVHPVISARVFLIPAEVKAYLVIAFVVYFFADTVKSVGDALNLREVILNYANVPVIKYREKVLKYKRFFLAFPRLMVLNAGIINRDVRSILNERLNKIKIELKDRFQ